A single window of Eucalyptus grandis isolate ANBG69807.140 chromosome 1, ASM1654582v1, whole genome shotgun sequence DNA harbors:
- the LOC104436008 gene encoding 5'-nucleotidase domain-containing protein DDB_G0275467 isoform X1 codes for MASLWRLLPSCSSLKGLNVLRDEARAELGGSFRGLSSICSQNQKILKWEEHWQSEHDGPGLGNEIEKIRHEFDSAKKSFLKIPEALKEMPMMNPKGIYVNRNIRLDTVQVYGFDYDYTLAHYSANLQTLIYDLAKQHMVNEFKYPEICMNFKYDPSFPIRGLYYDKQKGCLLKLDFFGSIELDGCYFGRRKLSGKEINLMYGTRHIGRDQARGLVGLMDFFCFSEACLIADMVQFFVDAKLEFDACYIYEDVNRAIQHVHRSGLVHRGILSDPHRYLVKNGGVLHFLKMLKEKGKKLFLLTNSPFYFVDGGMQFMLEEYIDCRDSWRELFDVVIAKANKPDFYTSEHPFRCYDSEKDTLAFTKVDALLPNKIYYHGCLKSFLQITKWNGPEVIYFGDHLFSDLRGPSKAGWRTAAIIHELENEIHIQNDDRYRFEQAKFHIIQELLGRLHATVVGSQSEGYKSLFEELNEERQKSRLMMKRMFNSSFGATFLTDTGQESAFAYHIHQYADVYTSKPENFLLYQPEAWLHAPFDIKIMPHHVKVPPSLVKSH; via the exons ATGGCCTCCTTGTGGAGGCTTCTTCCGTCCTGCTCGTCCCTCAAG GGGTTGAACGTTCTTCGCGATGAGGCCAGAGCAG AGCTTGGAGGAAGCTTCCGAGGCCTAAGCTCGATATGTTCGCAAAACCAGAAGATCTTGAAATGGGAGGAGCATTGGCAGTCCGAGCACGACGGCCCAGGGCTCGGCAATGAGATAGAGAAGATTCGGCATGAGTTCGATTCTGCCAAGAAGAGTTTTCTCAAGATTCCTGAAGCACTTAAAGAAATGCCAATGATGAACCCTAAAG GAATATATGTGAACAGGAATATCAGACTGGATACTGTACAAGTGTATGGATTTGACTATGACTACACCCTGGCACATTACTCCGCTAATTTGCAGACTTTGATATATGATCTTGCGAAGCAGCACATGGTCAATGAG TTTAAGTACCCGGAAATTTGTATGAATTTTAAGTATGATCCAAGCTTTCCAATCAGAGGATTATACTATGACAAGCAAAAGGGATGTCTCTTGAAGTTGGATTTCTTTGGCTCAATTGAGCTGGATGGATGCTACTTTGGTCGACGGAAG CTTTCCGGGAAGGAAATCAATCTCATGTACGGAACACGACATATTGGCCGTGATCAGGCACGTGGGCTTGTTGGCTTAATGGACTTCTTCTGCTTTAGTGAG GCATGCCTCATTGCAGATATGGTGCAATTTTTCGTTGATGCAAAGCTGGAATTTGATGCCTGTTACATTTATGAAGATGTAAACCGGGCAATTCAGCATGTTCATCGAAGTGGATTAGTTCACAGAGGGATTCTTTCAGACCCTCATAGATACTTAGTAAAAAAC GGAGGGGTGCTACACTTCCTGAAGATGCTGAAGGAGAAAGGGAAGAAACTCTTTTTGTTGACTAATTCTCCTTTCTATTTTGTGGATGGAGGGATGCAGTTTATGCTGGAG GAATACATAGACTGTAGAGATTCATGGAGGGAACTTTTTGATGTTGTGATAGCTAAAGCAAATAAGCCTGACTTTTACACATCTGAGCACCCATTTCG TTGTTATGACTCCGAAAAGGATACCTTGGCTTTCACCAAGGTGGATGCGTTGCTTCCCAATAAAATTTATTACCATGGCTGCCTTAAATCATTCCTTCAGATCACTAAGTGGAATGGTCCAGAG GTGATATACTTTGGGGATCATCTATTTAGTGACCTAAGAGGGCCTTCAAAGGCTGGCTGGCGTACTGCTGCTATCATCCATGAACTAGAA AATGAGATACATATCCAAAATGATGATCGCTACCGATTTGAACAG GCAAAATTTCACATTATACAAGAGTTACTAGGCAGATTGCATGCAACTGTTGTCGGTAGTCAAAGTGAAGGGTACAAGTCTCTTTTTGAGGAGCTGAATGAGGAGAGGCAGAAATCGCGTCTCATGATGAAAAGAATGTTCAACAGTTCTTTTGGAGCTACTTTCCTCACTGATACCGGTCAAGAATCTGCTTTTGCTTATCATATTCATCAATATGCAGATGTCTACACCAGTAAACCCGAAAACTTCTTGCTTTATCAACCTGAAGCATGGCTTCATGCACCCTTTGATATTAAAATCATGCCACATCATGTGAAG GTTCCGCCTAGCCTGGTCAAAAGTCACTGA
- the LOC104436008 gene encoding 5'-nucleotidase domain-containing protein DDB_G0275467 isoform X2 encodes MPMMNPKGIYVNRNIRLDTVQVYGFDYDYTLAHYSANLQTLIYDLAKQHMVNEFKYPEICMNFKYDPSFPIRGLYYDKQKGCLLKLDFFGSIELDGCYFGRRKLSGKEINLMYGTRHIGRDQARGLVGLMDFFCFSEACLIADMVQFFVDAKLEFDACYIYEDVNRAIQHVHRSGLVHRGILSDPHRYLVKNGGVLHFLKMLKEKGKKLFLLTNSPFYFVDGGMQFMLEEYIDCRDSWRELFDVVIAKANKPDFYTSEHPFRCYDSEKDTLAFTKVDALLPNKIYYHGCLKSFLQITKWNGPEVIYFGDHLFSDLRGPSKAGWRTAAIIHELENEIHIQNDDRYRFEQAKFHIIQELLGRLHATVVGSQSEGYKSLFEELNEERQKSRLMMKRMFNSSFGATFLTDTGQESAFAYHIHQYADVYTSKPENFLLYQPEAWLHAPFDIKIMPHHVKVPPSLVKSH; translated from the exons ATGCCAATGATGAACCCTAAAG GAATATATGTGAACAGGAATATCAGACTGGATACTGTACAAGTGTATGGATTTGACTATGACTACACCCTGGCACATTACTCCGCTAATTTGCAGACTTTGATATATGATCTTGCGAAGCAGCACATGGTCAATGAG TTTAAGTACCCGGAAATTTGTATGAATTTTAAGTATGATCCAAGCTTTCCAATCAGAGGATTATACTATGACAAGCAAAAGGGATGTCTCTTGAAGTTGGATTTCTTTGGCTCAATTGAGCTGGATGGATGCTACTTTGGTCGACGGAAG CTTTCCGGGAAGGAAATCAATCTCATGTACGGAACACGACATATTGGCCGTGATCAGGCACGTGGGCTTGTTGGCTTAATGGACTTCTTCTGCTTTAGTGAG GCATGCCTCATTGCAGATATGGTGCAATTTTTCGTTGATGCAAAGCTGGAATTTGATGCCTGTTACATTTATGAAGATGTAAACCGGGCAATTCAGCATGTTCATCGAAGTGGATTAGTTCACAGAGGGATTCTTTCAGACCCTCATAGATACTTAGTAAAAAAC GGAGGGGTGCTACACTTCCTGAAGATGCTGAAGGAGAAAGGGAAGAAACTCTTTTTGTTGACTAATTCTCCTTTCTATTTTGTGGATGGAGGGATGCAGTTTATGCTGGAG GAATACATAGACTGTAGAGATTCATGGAGGGAACTTTTTGATGTTGTGATAGCTAAAGCAAATAAGCCTGACTTTTACACATCTGAGCACCCATTTCG TTGTTATGACTCCGAAAAGGATACCTTGGCTTTCACCAAGGTGGATGCGTTGCTTCCCAATAAAATTTATTACCATGGCTGCCTTAAATCATTCCTTCAGATCACTAAGTGGAATGGTCCAGAG GTGATATACTTTGGGGATCATCTATTTAGTGACCTAAGAGGGCCTTCAAAGGCTGGCTGGCGTACTGCTGCTATCATCCATGAACTAGAA AATGAGATACATATCCAAAATGATGATCGCTACCGATTTGAACAG GCAAAATTTCACATTATACAAGAGTTACTAGGCAGATTGCATGCAACTGTTGTCGGTAGTCAAAGTGAAGGGTACAAGTCTCTTTTTGAGGAGCTGAATGAGGAGAGGCAGAAATCGCGTCTCATGATGAAAAGAATGTTCAACAGTTCTTTTGGAGCTACTTTCCTCACTGATACCGGTCAAGAATCTGCTTTTGCTTATCATATTCATCAATATGCAGATGTCTACACCAGTAAACCCGAAAACTTCTTGCTTTATCAACCTGAAGCATGGCTTCATGCACCCTTTGATATTAAAATCATGCCACATCATGTGAAG GTTCCGCCTAGCCTGGTCAAAAGTCACTGA
- the LOC104436007 gene encoding LOW QUALITY PROTEIN: GPI mannosyltransferase 3 (The sequence of the model RefSeq protein was modified relative to this genomic sequence to represent the inferred CDS: inserted 1 base in 1 codon) has product MRQRRHVSAGGSGGQISQNLKDLPEEKLEESYPCLSERRVFLLCLAVRVLNSLLVQTYFNPDEHWQALEVAHRIAFGYGHITWEWKKGIRGYLHPMIFALLYKVLAVLGLDKPLIMMRAPRLLQSIFSAVGDLYLYKLSRLLFGNRVAKWALFSELTNWFMFFCITRTLSNSLETVLTIIGLYYWPCVRVSSRRDDSSMRIWGVVVAAFACVIRPTSAIIWMYVGLLELFLARDRMRFIFLEVLPVGVLVLGLATLLDRLVYGSWVLVPLNFLVFNFLSSGGDYYGTHKWHWYFTQGFTVMLFTFXPFSLAGIIMSRNWRLSGLIAWVLVLYSVLGHKEFRFVLPVLPITLMFSGFSLAAISTNYSSDNKTAEASKHHTKCPSRMRWAICFLLATNIPMALYMSLVHQRGSEDVMNFLSREAAKDRVKSILFLMPCHATPYYSTLHQDLPMDFLDCSPSEERGVPDESDRFMMDPVGFTKELANDWSLPSHIVLFESEERVLREFLLLHSFKEVKRFFHAHFKVDRDLQSSVVVYALTGQ; this is encoded by the exons ATGCGACAGAGACGTCATGTTTCTGCTGGCGGTAGTGGTGGACAAATATCACAGAATTTGAAAGACCTCcctgaagaaaaattagaagaatcATATCCATGCTTGTCAGAAAGGAGAGtgtttttgctttgtttggCTGTGCGAGTGTTGAACTCCTTGCTTGTGCAGACATATTTCAACCCAGATGAGCATTGGCAAGCTCTAGAAGTTGCACATCGTATTGCATTTGG CTATGGACACATAACATGGGAATGGAAAAAGGGTATTCGAGGTTATCTGCATCCAATGATATTTGCTCTTCTTTACAAAGTTCTTGCAGTACTTGGTCTTGATAAACCTTTGATCATG ATGAGGGCTCCAAGGCTGCTCCAGTCAATATTTTCTGCAGTTGGTGATCTCTACTTATATAAACTCTCTCGCCTTCTTTTTGGCAATCGTGTCGCTAAATGGGCA TTATTTTCAGAGTTGACAAACTGGTTTATGTTCTTCTGTATTACACGGACATTATCAAACAGTTTGGAAACTGTCCTTACAATCATTGGGCTGTATTACTGGCCATGTGTGAGAGTTTCATCCAGGAGGGATGACTCGTCGATGAGGATATGGGGTGTGGTAGTGGCAGCATTTGCATGTGTAATTCGACCAACAAGTGCCATTATATGGATGTATGTTGGCCTTCTAGAGCTTTTTTTGGCCCGCGACAGAATGAGATTCATTTTTTTGGAGGTTCTTCCTGTTGG GGTGCTGGTGCTTGGACTGGCAACTTTACTTGATCGGCTAGTCTACGGCTCATGGGTTTTAGTACCTCTGAACTtcctcgtgttcaattttctttcttccggAGGGGACTACTATGGAACACACAAGTGGCATTGGTACTTTACTCAGGGATTCACAGTGATGCTCTTTACAT TGCCGTTCTCCTTGGCTGGCATCATCATGTCCAGAAATTGGAGGCTTTCTGGGCTTATTGCCTGGGTTTTAGTACTTTACAGTGTACTGGGCCACAAAGAATTCAG ATTTGTTCTCCCTGTGCTTCCGATAACCTTGATGTTCTCGGGATTTTCTCTAGCTGCAATATCGACAAACTACAGTTCTGATAACAAGACAGCAGAAGCTTCAAAACATCACACTAAATGCCCCTCAAGAATGCGATGGGCCATCTGCTTCTTGCTTGCAACTAACATTCCTATGGCCTTGTACATGAGCTTAGTTCATCAG AGAGGATCTGAGGATGTGATGAACTTTCTTTCGAGAGAAGCTGCAAAAGATAGAGTGAAGAGTATCCTTTTCCTTATGCCCTGCCATGCCACACCTTACTATTCAACACTTCATCAGGACCTGCCCATGGATTTCTTGGACTGCTCACCAAG TGAAGAGAGGGGTGTTCCGGATGAGTCAGACCGATTTATGATGGATCCTGTGGGGTTTACCAAAGAGCTTGCAAATGATTGGTCACTACCAAGTCACATAGTGTTATTCGAATCAGAAGAAAGAGTTTTGAGGGAATTTTTGCTGTTGCATTCTTTCAAAGAG GTCAAGAGATTCTTCCATGCTCACTTCAAGGTGGATCGTGACCTCCAATCGTCAGTGGTTGTCTATGCTTTGACAGGTCAATGA
- the LOC104436011 gene encoding LOW QUALITY PROTEIN: S-adenosylmethionine decarboxylase proenzyme (The sequence of the model RefSeq protein was modified relative to this genomic sequence to represent the inferred CDS: inserted 1 base in 1 codon), translating to METKGGKKSSSSSNSSSSSLHYEVPLGYCIEDIRPNGGVEKFRSAAYSDCLRKPQMAVLDQPMNDPPPPHSPIGFEGFEKRLEITFSPPPLFADPSGLGLRRLTRAQLDSILEPARCTIVSQLSSADLDSYVLSESSLFVYPLKIILKTCGTTRLLSSIKPILQLAEPLALTVDSVKYSRGTFIFPDAQPAPYRNFADEVEVLNGFFGGLLAEAYVIGDPRVPNRSWHVYSAARRRSAPPAATEDDGAGGITLEMCMTGLDESKASVFFKKPGVDPDHSARQMTKLSGISEIIPGHTICDFDFDPCGYSMNGIEGAAFSTVHVTPENGFSYASYEAMGIDPESVKFDALVKXVLRCFGPTEFSVAVTCGGGGARAHILWAAAAAGVEGYTLERAVQQALPGGACLVYLTYAKEEGGAGRRCAARAPMKSPAKQCCWKEMAAEEVEGAAAAGDGVAARPCMAPALAGITSQ from the exons ATGGAGACCAAAGGTGGGAAAAAGAGTAGTAGTAGCAGTAATAGTAGTTCTAGTTCGTTGCACTACGAAGTCCCCCTCGGTTACTGCATTGAAGACATCCGTCCCAACGGTGGCGTTGAGAAGTTCCGATCTGCTGCTTACTCCGAC TGCCTGAGGAAGCC GCAAATGGCCGTTTTAGACCAACCCATGAACGACCCACCGCCGCCCCACTCGCCGATCGGCTTCGAGGGCTTCGAGAAGCGCCTCGAGATCACCTTCTCCCCGCCGCCCCTCTTCGCCGACCCCTCCGGCCTCGGCCTCCGCCGCCTGACCCGCGCCCAGCTCGACTCCATCCTGGAGCCGGCCCGCTGCACCATCGTGTCCCAGCTCTCCAGCGCCGACCTCGACTCCTACGTCCTCTCCGAGTCGAGCCTCTTCGTCTACCCTCTCAAGATCATCCTCAAGACGTGCGGGACCACGAGGCTGCTCTCCTCCATCAAGCCCATCCTCCAGCTCGCCGAGCCTCTCGCGCTCACCGTCGACTCGGTCAAGTACTCGCGCGGCACCTTCATCTTCCCCGACGCCCAGCCCGCCCCGTACCGCAACTTCGCCGACGAGGTCGAGGTCCTGAACGGCTTTTTCGGTGGACTGCTCGCCGAGGCGTACGTGATCGGCGACCCGAGGGTCCCGAACCGCAGCTGGCACGTTTACTCGGCCGCACGCCGCCGCTCGGCTCCGCCGGCGGCGACGGAGGACGACGGGGCGGGCGGGATCACCCTGGAAATGTGCATGACGGGGCTGGACGAGAGCAAGGCGTCCGTGTTCTTCAAGAAGCCCGGGGTGGACCCAGACCACTCGGCGAGGCAGATGACGAAGCTGTCCGGGATATCGGAGATCATCCCTGGCCACACGATCTGCGACTTTGACTTTGACCCGTGCGGGTACTCGATGAACGGGATCGAGGGCGCAGCGTTCTCCACCGTGCACGTGACCCCAGAGAACGGGTTCAGCTACGCCAGCTACGAGGCCATGGGGATTGACCCGGAGTCCGTGAAGTTTGACGCGCTGGTCA CGGTGCTGAGGTGCTTCGGGCCCACCGAGTTCTCCGTCGCCGTCACgtgcggcggcggtggcgccCGGGCCCACATCCTCTGGGCTGCCGCCGCGGCGGGCGTGGAGGGCTACACGCTCGAGAGGGCAGTGCAGCAGGCCCTCCCCGGCGGCGCGTGCTTGGTGTACCTGACGTACGCGAAAGAAGAAGGCGGCGCCGGCAGACGTTGCGCGGCCCGTGCACCCATGAAGTCACCGGCGAAGCAGTGCTGCTGGAAGGAGATGGCGGCAGAGGAAGTGGAGGGCGCAGCGgcggccggcgacggagtggcgGCGAGGCCCTGCATGGCTCCTGCTCTGGCCGGAATTACTAGCCAGTGA
- the LOC104436009 gene encoding autophagy-related protein 18b, which yields MAGQSSSYPILCASFNQDNSCFVIGTRDGFRIFDSNTGKLLYERAVGAFSIVEMLFSTSLLAIVGAGEQPSLSPRRLVLFNTTNGTALRELNFLTSVVAVRLNKKRLVVVLQDKTYIYDANTVAILDTIDTVPNPKGICAFSPSFDGCFLALPASATKGTVLVYNVKELHSHCEIDAHRSPLAAVVLSSTGMYIATASEHGTIIRVHLVSDASKSYSFRRGTYASTIFSLSFGPSLQLPDILAASSSSGSVHIFSPGIAVNQRSKRSNSYLGAVLPDSVNDVLDAAHHLVLHDATPAGVKSYAVIRKVDKDPKTSASEFTACRAIISIITFNGYFQEYKLSINEQNEASWSLEREFNLLMGNSRP from the exons ATGGCCGGCCAGTCCTCGTCTTACCCGATTCTCTGCGCTTCCTTCAATCAGGACAACAG TTGCTTCGTCATCGGCACGAGGGATGGCTTCAGGATTTTCGATTCCAACACGGGGAAGCTCTTGTATGAACGGG CTGTTGGAGCTTTCAGCATTGTTGAAATGCTCTTTAGCACTAGTCTTCTTGCCATTGTTGGAGCCGGAGAGCAG CCATCTTTGTCCCCACGTCGCCTGGTTTTGTTTAATACCACAAACGGAACTGCCCTTCGAGAGTTAAATTTTCTAACTTCAGTCGTTGCGGTTCGCTTAAATAAGAAAAG ACTTGTGGTTGTCCTACAAGACAAGACATACATATACGATGCGAATACTGTTGCAATACTGGACACAATCGATACAGTGCCAAATCCAAAGG GAATCTGTGCGTTCTCTCCCAGTTTTGATGGTTGCTTCTTGGCTCTTCCTGCTAGTGCGACTAAAGGAACTGTTTTGGTGTATAATGTCAAGGAGCTCCATTCACATTGTGAA ATAGATGCTCATCGTTCACCATTGGCTGCGGTTGTCCTCTCATCCACCGGGATGTACATAGCCACAGCATCTGAACATGGAACAATAATCAGAGTTCATTTGGTCTCTGATGCGAGCAAG TCATATAGTTTCAGAAGGGGAACATACGCGTCAACAATATTTTCCTTGTCCTTTGGGCCATCATTGCAACTACCAGACATTCTTGCCGCCTCAAGTTCCTCAGGATCTGTTCATATTTTCTCCCCGGGTATTGCTGTAAACCAAAG GAGCAAACGATCAAATAGTTATCTTGGAGCAGTCTTACCTGATTCTGTGAATGATGTACTCGATGCAGCTCATCATCTTGTCCTCCATGATGCTACTCCGGCTGGAGTCAAAAG CTATGCAGTGATTCGCAAAGTAGATAAGGATCCCAAAACATCTGCATCTGAATTTACTGCCTGTAG GGCAATAATATCCATCATAACCTTCAACGGTTACTTCCAGGAGTATAAACTAAGTATCAACGAACAAAATGAGGCCTCCTGGTCCCTGGAACGCGAATTCAACCTCTTGATGGGAAATTCCAGGCCGTAA